Within the Miscanthus floridulus cultivar M001 chromosome 17, ASM1932011v1, whole genome shotgun sequence genome, the region CGGAAGTGTCATATACGAAAGGAATTTTTAAGTTGATGCTAGAAAAAGAAGTTCAAAATTTTCAGTGCCAAATACGGaagagcgatttgtttcagtgccaaataaaaaattctctcatatatatatggTCGGCTGAATGTGAAACCCTAGCCCCATTCTCATTCTCCTTCCCCCTGCTAGCCGTCATCGCCCTGCTCTTGCGGAAGCGTAGGCACACGATGTTCTGCTGTGCGCCGTCCCAGATCTGCTCTCGCTCCATCCTCAGTTCCTCACGCACCAACGCATGCGTTTCCTCTCCTATGCTAGGGAGCCACCGTCCAGTACTACAGTCACACAAAGCGGTTTTCGTACATGGCAGCTGGTAGGCCCTCCACAGTGTGTTGCTAAAGTGCTGCCagaaaagaagagagaaaaaGTAAGCATCGCTTCTACCACTGTGGGGGTGCTGTCAACTCTTGAGTGACGCCAGGAAAAGCTAGAGCGGCGAAAGTACTTGCGCCGGTTCCAacttctttcagcctgttcgtttagatgtggcttgtcgtaaacgatcgtaaatttccagctggaacagtatttttctctcacacaaaccagccagcagtacttcttcacgaaccagccaaccgaacagactgtTTAAATATTATAAAGTTATTGTACACTTTGCGTCCACTTTGCTGCTTCAGGAGGAACGGGAGGAGTGGGGATTTTTCCAGAGCGCGACTGAAACGGATTGTGGGGGAAGACGATGAATATTTTATTGAATTTGTGGGTTCCATGTACGAAGTGGCACCGGTTCTATCTTTTTTACACACTACAGCTCTCCTTGCCTGATGCTTAATTTGCTGTAGCTGGAACCATATTTTTTGTGGCCTCACTACCACATTGTGAACGGTCCTAGTGAACTCTGGCACCAACTACAAGTCCACGACCAGGGGCGGACACAACGGTGGGGcgagggggctcaagcccccctacccatatCGCAGCAGTGGAACCCCCTGTAAAGCCTCTATGAATTATTAGGCAAagtctatagtgtagggggctgagacttaagatcgaacagcagtgttgttcagccccctgaaatattttctgggtCCGCCGCTGTCCACGACGGCGGCCGATGCCTTGTGCGTGTGATTTGACTATTATCTTTATGTGCGTGACGTCACGTGTGTTTGAGCCTATAATGAACATGAACTCATGAGCTTATAACTTTGGCCTCGTTTGGCTTGCTGTaatttggctgaaaaatactgttctggctaaattgttATTTGAGAAAAACAATATTTTAGCTAAAAAAATGAGCTATGGTGAGCTGAACAGGGCCTTTGTTGTTTAATTATATTTGTTTGGCGGTTGGTGGATTGGTGATGATTCGATGtactgagcccttgtttagttttatGAATTTGGATTTTAGGGCTACTgtagcatgttcgtttttatttgacaaatagtgttcaaatatggactaattaggctcaaaacgttcgtctcgtaattttccaccaaactgtgcaattagtttttcttttcgtctacatttaatactctatgcacgggccgcaaatattcgatgtgacaggtactgtagcaactttttgaaagttgggatggaactaaacaagggctgaactGGAGTGATGAATCTTTGATTACTGAACTTGTGCTGCGGGCGTGCAGGCGGGTGCAGGTTACTCGCCGGGTGTGGAATACCCACGCGGGTGCGGGTATGGGTACAAGTCTATACCCGCATGCATGTACGGGTATTGAAGCGGGTAAACATTTTCTTGGCGGGTGCGGGTATGGAATGGCAGTATTATCTGGACACTGTTTTTTTTTGGAGGTCATACTAATACCGTGGTCCGTGGACAAAATGGGTCTGGGCGACCCGACCTCGTGTCGGATCACCTCCGCGTGGGCCCGGTGACACTTCGTCACTATGTCGACATCGTTTGGCCACACCCCGCGCCTCCAACACGTGACCTCCACCGCTGAGCCTTACCTGCCACCTCAGTCCCTATCCACAGGGCCCCTCTTATCCAGGTCCCACGGATCAGTGATACATACCCGAGACGAGCGTGTGTACCACACACGCTCCTCCTGTACGTGGGGCCTAGTTAGTTATGAGGGTACGGCCACGAGGTCCCGCATCGAATTGCCAACACAACATCTACACCGTCCGTAGAACAGATCGACGGCTGACTTGCCTCTCGGCTCATGGACCCGGCACGGCCATGACTATCCAAAGCCTTCTcggacccacacgtcagtgacgcCCAGGCGTAGACCACCTGGCGCTGCTGTGGGCGTCGGTGGCGTCGACGCACGGTTTCGATGTTGGGTGCACTCGCACCACCATGACGACATCCCTTCTCTTCTCCACTCTCTCCCTACGACTTCAACTTCCTTTCTCTCTCAATCTCCTCTCCCTGTCCGCTGGCCGTGCCTTTGCGTGCGACGGGAGCTTGGGATCCACGGCGTCGGAAAAGTGGCCGGCTGAAGAAACCGATTTCCCCAAGATTTTTGCCCGTCCTATCCCTTGCAGGATCGGACTCTCCGTCTCTGGCCATGGCTCTCGGCGGCCTCCGCCGGCACGTCGGCCAGTTCTTGACCAGCAGCAATGGTGCGTAATTCGGTTGCTTTTCAAGCTTTCCTTTGGTTCTTGCGCCGTCTAGTGTTGAGATTGACGGCCGGCCTGACGCGGTGCGTGCGCGCCAGAGCTTATGGCGGCGTCGCTCTCGGCCGTGAGCTGCGCTGACGAGGTGCTgcaggaggcggagggggcgggGTGCCGTGACGACGCCGCGGCGCTGCAGCTCAAggaggtggccatggcggcgatcCTGGTGGCCGGGGTGCTGGGGGTTGGCCTGCCGCTCGCGGGGCGGAAGCGGCGCGCGCTGCGCACGGACAGCGCCGCGTTCCTGGCGGCCAAGGCGTTCGCCGCCGGGGTCATCCTGGCCACGGGGTTCGTCCACATGCTGCACGACGCCGAGCAGGCGCTGTCCAGCCCGTGCCTCCCGGCCACGCCGTGGCGACGGTTCCCGGTCCCCGGGTtcgtcgccatggccgccgcgctcGCCACGCTGGTGCTCGACTTCCTCGCCACCAGGTTCTACGAGGCCAAGCACCGCGACGAGGCCGCGCGCGTcaaggcggccgccgccgccgcactcgTTGCGACGACCTCCTCCGCGAGCGACGAGGACATCACCGTCGTCACCGTCGACGCTGAGGACGAGCGCAAGGCCCCGCTGTTGCAAACGCACTGCCATGGACACTCGCACGGACACGGACACAGCCACAGCCATGGGCATGAGCTGGTGCAGGCAGAGGGCAGCGAGGGGGAGGTGTCGGCACATGTCCGCTCCATCGTCGTGTCACAGGTGCTTGTTTGATCAGTTCACTTGGGATGGGATGCTTTGGTGTTTCATCGTGCACGCTGTGATGATCATTTGCCTTGGTTGCAGATACTGGAGATGGGGATTGTGTCACACTCTGTGATCATCGGATTGTCACTGGGAGTgtcgcggagcccatgcacaatCAGGCCACTTGTCGCAGCTCTTGCATTCCACCAGTTCTTCGAGGGCTTTGCACTAGGTGGCTGCATTGCTCAGGTGAGAATTTTCAGTAAACTCCAGTTCAGAGTTGAGTCAATTCTCATCGCTTGATCAACAATTGATTTGTCATGTTTTAATAACACCATGATGTATGATTTTTGcacatagtgttgaaattattgaTTTTCTCGGTACTCTGCACACTGTATTACATTACTTTCTTGTGAGACTTGCTCCTTTGTCAATTTGTTGGTTGGGCAATCAGCCTTTAAGAACATGGGCCCATCCTTGAAACTTCAGAATTCAAACATTTGACTTCAATAATATGATTGAGCATTGTACATTGTTGGAATATATTTTTCTCTCCTTTCAATTTATGTCCGTTTATCCATGTAAATGGTCACCTTGACTTAACTTCTAAAATCTAAACTATGGCTGTCTAGTACTTTGTGATTTGTGAATAACCGCCAGCCGAAATTTTTAGTACTTTATGAATAGTATTGCGGAGTCATGACAGTTTGGTTGGATGTCCATTTACTGCGGATTGCTTTAGCACTGAATGGTCCAAGGAAAAAAATACATGGACATGTTTAAGCATTATTACTTATTTACTATTCTTTTTTCCTTAATTCTTTtttacaaggtggcaaagaagactgcaaagcgagctgtaagtgtggcaaagggtagagcatacgaggatctttaccaatatttgagtacgaaggaaggagagaaggacatttataggatggctagggttcgtgagagaaagacacgggacttcaaccaagttaagtgtattaaggatgaaagggagcatctcttggtaaaggaggatgagatccgacatcgatggcaagagtattttgacaaattgttcaatggtgagaatatggacataacctttcagttggatgactcttttgatgacaccaataggcgctttgtgcggagaatccaagaatctgaggtcagagaggcgttgaaaaggatgaaaggaggtaaggcgatgggaccggatggtatcccaatcgaggtgtggagatgcctcggggacatagctgtagtatggttgaccaagttgttcaaccatatttttcgatcgaacaagatgcctgatgagtggaggagaagtatattggtaccgatctacaagaataaaggagatattcaaagttgtacaaattaccggggaattaagttgatgagccatactatgaagctatgggagagagttatcgagcatcgcttgagagcaataacgcgggtctctatgaaccaatttggtttcatgcctggaaggtcaaccatggaggcaattttcttaataagacaagttatggagcggtatagggagaagaagaaggacctacacatagtttttattgacttggagaaggcttatgataaaataccaaggaatgttatgtggtgggctttggacaaacataaagtcccaacgaagtacgtcgggctcattaaggacatgtacaacaatgttgtgactagagttcgaacaagtgatggagacacagatgactttccgattaggataggactacatcaagggtcagctttgagcccttatttgtttgctttagtgatggatgaggtcacaagggacatacaaggggacatcccttggtgtatgcttttcgcggacgatgtagtgctagttgatgaaagccggacaggagtgaatcagaaactggagttatggcgggagactttggagtccaaaggttttagacttagtagaactaaaactgagtatatgagatgtgacttcggcactactactcgggaggaggaagatgttagtttggaaggtcaagtagtgcctaggatggatacctttcgatatttaggatcaatgctacagagggacggggatattgatgaagatgttagccatagaatcaaagcagggtggataaagtggcggcaagcgtctggtgtcctatgtgacaaaagggtaccacagaagctaaaaggcaagttttataggacggcgattagacctgctatgttgtatggtgcagaatgttggcctacgaaaagacgacatattcaacagctaagtgtcgcggaaatgcgtatgttgcgttggatttgcgggcatacaagaagggatcgagttcggaacgatgatatacgtgagagattaggggtagcgccaattgaagaaaagcttgttcaacaccggttgagatggtttggacatgtgcaacggagacctccagatgcaccggtgcgtaggggaatcctaagtcaggatagtaacgtgaagagaggcagaggaagaccgaagttgacttgggtagaggcaataaaaggagacttgaaaggatggaatatacccaaagacttagccttagataggagtgcttggaagacagctattcacgtgcctgaaccttgattgtttctattgggtttcaactctagcctaccccaacttgtttgggacttaaaggctttgttgttgttgttgttgttgttgttgttctctGACTGTGCTGCTTCCTTTTCTCACTTCAATTATTATTAATCGAGGCACTACCACATTTCTCCAACAGGCACAATTCAAGAACCTTTCGGCAGTTTTAATGGCATCTTTCTTTGCCATCACTACACCAGCAGGAATAGCTGCTGGGGCTGGCTTGACCACATTCTACAATCCCAATAGCCCAAGGGCTCTTGTGGTCGAGGGCATTCTTGACTCGGTGTCGGCTGGCATCCTCATATACATGTCACTAGTGGATCTCATTGCTGCAGATTTCTTGGGTGGAAAGATGACAGGGTCCCTGCGACAGCAAGTGATGGCATACATCGCATTGTTCCTCGGTGCGCTCTCTATGTCATCACTTGCAATATGGGCTTGAGACCTGCCCTTGATTATATATCAGATAAAAGATGAAGTAGTGTCcatatgaaatttatgtggtatgtgtacAGTTTTAATGTGTATGTAGTATTCTGTTGTCTCATAGTATGGTAGCTTCCTTCGGGATCATCATAGGATAACATGCCTTGTTTTTTAAGGGCATGAAAGAAACACCGCTGATGTAAAAGGGGCACTTTGTGCCTGTACTGCCTCCACAATGGTGGTTTCTATGATGAGATGGTGACTATTTCAATTGGGTTTTATATGTACTGGAGGGTGAACTATGTGGTTTCTTTAGAGAGGAGCAAGGTCAGCGAGCAATGTTATGTTTGACTGCCGCTGAATGACTGCCTGTGCTGCTGGCTTTGTGTCAATTGTGGGTGTGTGGCTGGTCTTGGCATTTCAATTTTTGCAAACTGTAATAGGTTCGCTAGTCTTCTGTCAAATATGAAATATTAACAACGTTGACAGATTACCACCACTTGATCTGCAGCAAATGGTTTGGACTCATTTACGCCTGGTTGGATCCATTAGTCCTAATAGTTAGTGGCTAAAATTGGCTGGGTGAGGATCCAAACTGACGTGACTATTAGCAATTGTATGTGCTAACAATTAGCTCATTAGTTGGTGAAAGGGTGCTAATAGTCTGTATACACCTCTAATCAACTATCTTATCATCTATTAGCAGGTCGATCTAAACAACCCCTGCTAATAATTAGACAACCCCTGTTGATAATTAACTAGCGAATGGTTAGTAACTAGCTAACTATTAGTACAAGAAGATCTAATCAGGGCCTTAGTAATGGTTAGGGAGATGATTTTCAGACGTACTTGGGCTGTGCAGTCTGTGGAGTAGAATCTAGTGTTCTTAACGAGGTGTGATGTGAGGTCAAGTTAGTGACCTCTCATGTTcatgtagtagcatcatcaaAAGTGCCTAGAAGCGCCGGACCTTACCTGAAGACGAAATGTGTTGGTTAAACTGTAAAGTCGTACACCTTTATTTTCTTAAGTGCACCGTGCTCCTGCTGTAAGTGCTGAAGAACCTTCTAGTTCAGACGGCGAAGAGAATGGCAACCACAGGTGGTGGTGGCACCGGCACTGCTTCAAGTAGTACCAAAAGCAGTGTATTGTAAGCCTGTCTGccttttctttccctttttgcttTATAGTTTTGATTGACTCTCTACGCGCCATTCTTTGCAGTTTAAGATTTTATTTTCCATCTAAGTATTCtgctgtttctttttttttttttgaaagaaaaaggCATAGCTCTGCCTTGCATTCAAGGAGAAAAACAACGGCGGTACTAATTAGATTACCACCGCTGGTTTTGAACTTGCGGTGATAACCAAGGCTATCACTGTTGACATTTCATCGAGGGCCAAAACCGACGGCGATGGGGGGTTTTCGAACCGACGGTGATGACCTTTTTGAGTAGTTCTAGATAGATATCTTGGATAGGTTTTGATAAAAAGGTAAGTAGTTTTTAAAAAGCGTAATCCATCCCCCTCTTAGCTGTCACAGTCCTTACACTAGCTACGGGTACTAAGATCTTACCAAAATCTcaaccttcaatttgagtgaacccTTGAGCCATCAACTAGCTATGTTTGTTATTGTCATGCTCATTGTATTTGTTGTGGAAGACACATTTCATTCCAATCAAATTTTGCATAGTCCATACTTCAtttcgagtgaagttgttcagcTCCTCTACATGGCCATCAAGTATGTCTTCGGCCCTATAAGgctccaaaggagaaacaaatgaTTAATATTCACATAATTTTACCAAACATGAATGATTGGTTAACGGTTAACCCCCTCCCCCCTCACCCCCTTCGATTGGTTACATGAAGGATTGACTTGCTCCTTTAACAACCCGACCAACCTTGTTAAAACTTTTTGATAGATCCTTGTAAAACTCAAATCTGCCTTCTTTCTCAAGTTAGCCCAAGAGGCCCAAACCTTTCCTAGATTGTCCAGATCACAGTATCGTCCAGTGCTTGTCCATACAGGCCGCCTGATCGACCAATGATGATGCCTGCATAATGATTTAAGACTGCTTCACCGAGCATGCCCCGGATAGTTTGGTGCGTGCAAATCCTTGTCCACCTATCCATTCGATGCACACAACTTGTGATTATTTCATTGTTTTAATTATGTTTTTTCTTTGACCTTCATGCACACTACAAGGTTTTTACCCTAATCCAACCAATTGTATTCACAACACCACTAATTTAGTCGCAGTAGGAGGCTCTATTGCCACATGTACCATAATTGGTAGCGATATGTGACACTTATTGCAAACTATTGTGTTGTGTTTGTCCTAACATCTGTTGCGAGAGGTAAGTGTTATGGCCACAATTAAACTATGGTTGCAAGTGTGTGTAAATATTGCAAATAACAGGTTGTTGTTGTCACCATTCCAACGATGGTTGCGAGTAGTTTTCAGTATGACCACGaactgttcggctgatggtttctgcggctgataaaccgactgatgttgttttgttgtgagggaaaaacactgtatcgtggctgataagttcaagcgaacagggcgatatGTTGCCTGCATCGCGAAAGGTCGTGCTATATTGCATAAAAAAAATAATTCACCGCATGGCATAAGGTTCTATTGCTACCGATAACATATGTTACAATATTAGAGTAGATCTCGTTGAAAGTAATAGTTGTATTGCCACACAAATTTGCTCGTGGTCCTTACATAGTCGTTAACAGATTAATCAAGGGAAACATATGAAATGGTATAATTAAAAACATAGGTACTACTGTTGTATACCTAGAGAAAGCATTCTGAGCAACCCGTAGTTTGTTCTAAAAACTACGTCAAGCTTATTACATTTCTCTTGATCTTGCATCTTTTAGCCGATGCCCTTCTGTCACAAGTGAATGTAAAATGACGCACGGGTTGTGGTCTATTTTCCAAACATTATCATTGCCAAAAACACAGAAAAAATATTGCAAGTACATCAACAGCTTTTTCATGATATTTGTCACATTTAGAAAAAAGAAAATCTGACAAGAACAGTTTATAGATGTTTCCCAAAATCACAATTCTAAACCAAGCCAAGTAGGCACCATTGAAGGTGCTACAAAGGACATCTAACTGAAATCAATAGCCAAATCTCAATTCTTTTGAAACAGTTGATATAATCATAGAAAACCATACTAAGAATGTTTTGTTGGATGGATATATACATACTATATATGAGGTGTAACTGAGAGCATAATCAGAGACAGGGGACATGTGCCTACCTAAGAACTCATCAGTAAGCACTCCAATTTTACTAGTTGTGTCTCCTATTTCTAGAAGGCTCCTCTTACAATATTATTTTGTTACTCTTGACCTTGCTGCACTGAACCTAGAGATTAGAAAACTATGTAAACCTCTTACAGGCCAAACATACTATGTTGGCTCAAACATAGGATAGATGTTTGAAGAATATGGCAAAACAAAAGAACTAGAGCATTAGAAAATTATGTAAACCTTACAGGCCATTGCATTTATCTAATTCACAAGTTTCATATGATAGTACTACGGGACTAGTATGTAAGTGACTTCTCATGTAGTCAAGGACAAGGAAAATAGCCTAAATCTGGGCAAGCTGTATGAAAAAGTAATGCAAACAGAGGCATTGCATATATACTAATAGACTTGTATATTGATAGATCATATAATGACTGCTAAAGTTGACATTTTAGTAGCGCTGAACGGACATTTTTATAGCTAAGTATTTGAAAAAATTCTGAGCTATTGAGATTACTTAGAGTGAATTAGCCAAAAACCTTCAACAACAGCATCAGTTGTGGATCTCCCATATTTTGTTTCACACCGAATCTTGAGGAAACTACAATCACAGTGCACAATATAACGAATTGATGCAGCAAACACTGTCAAAAGGGAAATTTTGTTCTCACCTTCAAGCCTTTTCACAATTGTGGCACCAGCTCTTTGCTCTGCTCCCCAAGGCAAAATTGTGGCACCAGCCTGTGACATATATTCAGAGAACAAGTACTTCTCTGAACATGTTCAGTTGATATGTTCCTGAATGAATGGATTGCAGAACTGAAACATATTTATTTGTTGCCACTATACAATTAACAATCCAGTAACATCACTTCTGCCTTAAGAGAGAGAGATTCAGATATGTGCACTTTTACTAATTGTGTCTCGATCCTATTTCTAGAAGGGAACAAGTAGCTCTCCAAACATGTTTGTTGGGGGCAGGGCAAAACCCTTAGGGCCCCCTACAGCCCGCCGCGCTATGTTGATCGGTAAAGCGAGCCATCATCTCGGGATAGTGCTAACAGGAATAAGAAGTCGCCTTTTCGGGATAGTGAAAAGGGGGCTGTCGTTTTTGTCTCGGCGGGAAGGGAGCGACGACGGTGAGAGATGACAAGTTTGGGGAGTTGTCATTTTGGCGTGGCGAAATGGGAGCCTGATGTTGCTTCGGGTGTAACTGAACGATGCGAGATGATTGTTTCCCGCCGTCATTTTTTGCCTGGGCGAAACGGTAAGGGGGCACCTCGTTAGTCGTTGTCCCGTGCAATGTTTGACACATGtacgaagtattaaatataggctaattacgaaactaattgtatagtttccgagatgaatcttttaagcctaattagtctatgatttgacaatagttgctacagtaaacatgtgctaatgatggattaattaggcttaaaaaatcgtctcgtggaatactgacggattatgtattttatttttttattagtatccgaataccccatGCAATATCCTCCcaacatacctcctaaattttagttacTGTATCAAACACCCCTAAGACGTGACTTGATCCCGCTTCCATTCCATGATTTTGTTGCAGGTTTCAAATGAACGATGGGCAGCGCCAAAGTACAGATTGCCGACAACTCTCGTCAGGCCAGGCCCGCGAGTCAGAAAAAGGGAGCTCGGAGCGGGGACCAGGCGGATGGGCGGCATCCGACAGTAGCCTGGGAAGGTGTTAGGCTGTCCGCACCACAGACCGCTAAAGTCACCGGTACGTTAGCGGTGGTGTACCGTGCGCCCACACCGCGCGTCTGCAACGCGCGCGGTAGCGTACTGACCGCACAGGAAAACTCCAGCGCAGCATAGACCCACGCTaaacactgtagcaacactgtagcgaggagggagaaagagagttggtgagagagaaaaggaaagagagtggaataaaatatggaatagtgagtatagagtatgggatagagatGACATAGGTGCGGAAGAAATggatatagagtagagaatctcgataACTAGGATAAAATATTTCCTTTTAAAGATAGAAATAGAAGTGGACGAGTGCGGATAGCCTTACCCGGTTTGGACATTAAAGCCCTAGGAAAAGTAAAATatgcctagaataggcaatggttgcaAGGACATTTGTGTCCATGAAAAGCCTACGGGCGTGCCCTCAAGGAGGGGTTGTAAAGGAGGATGGAACAATGATTCCCTGGATCAATATCAACCATTTCGTTTCCTAGTGTCCCATTCAATGGGTGATTTCGTTTCCTAGTGTCTCATTCGTTCGGTGAGCTTGTCTATTCGTTCGAGCGTCAACCTAGTGTTTGAAGGCTAAGACCTAAAATAACAATGTTAAGCTATAGAAAATATGTACTTCAAGATGTAAATTCATGGATATGTACAGTATATATTCAGcgaacaaatatatttttgcagtGTATATTCAGAGAGCAATGAGTTAATATTTTGCTATATATACGGAATATGTGCTTATATAAACTAAAGATTAAGAGTCCTGTGCCACAACCACTAAATTGACATCTGTGTGCTCCAAATTAACTCATTAAACTGCATCTCAATTGAATTGACTGAGCACTACAACAGATATCAGACATTTGGAATCATAAAGCAATGCATGAGAGTTGACGAAGATGATTTCAGTTACCACAAATAGAAGAAATCCAGCAATAGTGCATTAATTTTTCCTACTCCTCATTGCTTGGCAAAGGGTTCAGAATATAGCATTACACAGTCCACTAAAGATTAAGAGTCCTGTGCCTAACAAATCATGCTGCTAGCTGACCTGCAGCTGATGATGTAATAAGACAGTACAACACTAAAGGCATGAGAGAAGTACAAGTGTACTggatcaaaattttcaaacagGAATGTACACACAGGTCTGCTATTTCAGCTTCCTGCTTTGATACAGCAGTACTAACAATTACAACGGTTTTAAAAGATGAAGAATACTGCCATCAAATTTTCTGCTTATATAAACTACACAAGCACATAATGCAGGCATGGTGTTCCTTAATACTGAACCACAGTCCACTCATACTAAACAAGGGGAGCAAGGGAAAGTAATACATCAAAATTGT harbors:
- the LOC136516340 gene encoding zinc transporter 7-like isoform X2; this encodes MALGGLRRHVGQFLTSSNELMAASLSAVSCADEVLQEAEGAGCRDDAAALQLKEVAMAAILVAGVLGVGLPLAGRKRRALRTDSAAFLAAKAFAAGVILATGFVHMLHDAEQALSSPCLPATPWRRFPVPGFVAMAAALATLVLDFLATRFYEAKHRDEAARVKAAAAAALVATTSSASDEDITVVTVDAEDERKAPLLQTHCHGHSHGHGHSHSHGHELVQAEGSEGEVSAHVRSIVVSQILEMGIVSHSVIIGLSLGVSRSPCTIRPLVAALAFHQFFEGFALGGCIAQAQFKNLSAVLMASFFAITTPAGIAAGAGLTTFYNPNSPRALVVEGILDSVSAGILIYMSLVDLIAADFLGGKMTGSLRQQVMAYIALFLGALSMSSLAIWA
- the LOC136516340 gene encoding zinc transporter 7-like isoform X3, whose protein sequence is MEAEGAGCRDDAAALQLKEVAMAAILVAGVLGVGLPLAGRKRRALRTDSAAFLAAKAFAAGVILATGFVHMLHDAEQALSSPCLPATPWRRFPVPGFVAMAAALATLVLDFLATRFYEAKHRDEAARVKAAAAAALVATTSSASDEDITVVTVDAEDERKAPLLQTHCHGHSHGHGHSHSHGHELVQAEGSEGEVSAHVRSIVVSQILEMGIVSHSVIIGLSLGVSRSPCTIRPLVAALAFHQFFEGFALGGCIAQVAKKTAKRAVSVAKGRAYEDLYQYLSTKEGEKDIYRMARVRERKTRDFNQVKCIKDEREHLLVKEDEIRHRWQEYFDKLFNGTIQEPFGSFNGIFLCHHYTSRNSCWGWLDHILQSQ
- the LOC136516340 gene encoding zinc transporter 7-like isoform X1, encoding MALGGLRRHVGQFLTSSNELMAASLSAVSCADEVLQEAEGAGCRDDAAALQLKEVAMAAILVAGVLGVGLPLAGRKRRALRTDSAAFLAAKAFAAGVILATGFVHMLHDAEQALSSPCLPATPWRRFPVPGFVAMAAALATLVLDFLATRFYEAKHRDEAARVKAAAAAALVATTSSASDEDITVVTVDAEDERKAPLLQTHCHGHSHGHGHSHSHGHELVQAEGSEGEVSAHVRSIVVSQILEMGIVSHSVIIGLSLGVSRSPCTIRPLVAALAFHQFFEGFALGGCIAQVAKKTAKRAVSVAKGRAYEDLYQYLSTKEGEKDIYRMARVRERKTRDFNQVKCIKDEREHLLVKEDEIRHRWQEYFDKLFNGTIQEPFGSFNGIFLCHHYTSRNSCWGWLDHILQSQ